A section of the Rossellomorea marisflavi genome encodes:
- a CDS encoding flagellar hook-length control protein FliK — protein MMQITPLMNQLGALSASSEAPGVEAGGDALFTSQLLGFLGQVQVGGAKPDEAEQPSLLQNLELLLQSDSLSGLGVPEGELDAQSDGEEVTMEDMAELLGIDVEALQAFHAALLKEMHITSGSVEPPDDLQELVAGILHLSKELPSDIKSQPLEQAVKLIRAMQLLSASGKSEWNDTFESAQIKEALKELLIRIEGTGQAVTRKEPELKAGNQGDKVSRDVPAGLNAFQPATSSQGISTATVKASLFIKPEQPESVVQQFQSLLGKSQFSSMGSMSKLFIKLYPEHLGSVRIELLQQNGVMTAKILASSASAKEMLDSHLQGLKQAFHSQNIQVDKIEVSQSLSDPERAFKGQSHQQPKEHGQKQGGHDREQDADIDTDFKELLIKNEQVIT, from the coding sequence ATGATGCAAATCACTCCATTGATGAATCAGCTAGGTGCCCTATCAGCTTCCTCCGAAGCTCCTGGAGTAGAAGCAGGTGGGGATGCGCTCTTCACTTCTCAGCTTCTGGGCTTCCTGGGACAAGTGCAGGTTGGTGGAGCTAAGCCCGACGAAGCTGAACAGCCTTCACTCCTGCAGAACCTTGAACTTCTCCTTCAATCAGATAGCCTGTCGGGACTCGGAGTACCTGAAGGAGAGTTGGATGCACAGTCAGATGGTGAAGAGGTGACGATGGAAGACATGGCAGAGCTTCTTGGAATCGATGTGGAAGCTCTCCAGGCCTTTCATGCTGCACTGCTGAAAGAGATGCACATCACCTCAGGCAGTGTCGAACCCCCTGATGATCTTCAAGAGCTCGTAGCCGGAATCCTGCATCTTTCGAAGGAGCTTCCCTCGGACATCAAGTCTCAGCCACTTGAACAGGCAGTCAAACTGATCCGGGCAATGCAGCTTTTGAGCGCTTCGGGTAAATCAGAGTGGAATGACACGTTTGAATCGGCCCAGATCAAAGAGGCGCTCAAGGAGCTTCTGATCAGGATAGAAGGAACAGGTCAAGCGGTAACTCGGAAAGAACCCGAACTGAAGGCCGGGAACCAGGGAGACAAGGTATCACGAGATGTGCCGGCCGGTTTGAATGCTTTTCAACCTGCCACTTCTTCACAAGGTATATCCACAGCCACAGTGAAAGCGAGTTTATTCATAAAACCCGAACAGCCTGAGAGTGTGGTTCAGCAGTTTCAGAGCCTGTTAGGCAAGTCACAGTTTTCTTCCATGGGCTCGATGAGCAAGCTGTTCATCAAGCTTTACCCCGAGCATTTGGGTTCCGTCAGGATCGAGCTGCTTCAGCAAAACGGTGTGATGACAGCAAAGATCTTGGCATCTTCGGCATCGGCAAAGGAAATGCTTGATTCCCATCTGCAAGGATTGAAGCAGGCTTTTCACTCTCAAAATATCCAAGTCGATAAAATCGAAGTGTCACAGAGTCTGAGCGATCCTGAAAGGGCGTTCAAGGGTCAATCACACCAGCAGCCCAAAGAACATGGTCAAAAACAAGGCGGACACGATAGGGAACAAGATGCAGATATAGACACGGATTTCAAGGAGTTACTCATAAAGAATGAACAGGTGATAACATGA
- the flgD gene encoding flagellar hook assembly protein FlgD: protein MTKIDPGLLYSNLQPEKRSGANDILGKDDFLKILMTQLQNQDPMNPMQDKDFIAQMATFSSLEQMTNLNKTMEGFVEAEAQSRLISYNSFVGKHVTWHKLSGEGEAASIEQGDGIIKGVRFKNQSVEFIMEDDSILTPANISQVNQTAPGDTTLVNATMLIGKLVSWQDGEEVKQGVVQSVSKKDSAIWIHLASGEKIKSGDLTAIETPKA, encoded by the coding sequence ATGACGAAAATCGATCCCGGTCTACTTTACTCAAATCTTCAACCGGAGAAACGTTCCGGAGCGAATGATATCCTCGGCAAAGATGACTTTCTCAAAATCCTGATGACCCAGCTTCAGAATCAGGATCCCATGAATCCTATGCAGGATAAAGATTTCATTGCTCAGATGGCCACTTTCTCTTCTCTAGAGCAAATGACCAATCTGAATAAGACGATGGAAGGGTTTGTGGAAGCAGAGGCTCAGAGCCGCTTGATTTCCTATAATTCATTCGTCGGGAAGCATGTCACCTGGCACAAGCTTTCAGGTGAAGGAGAAGCTGCGTCCATCGAGCAGGGGGATGGAATCATCAAGGGAGTGCGTTTCAAGAACCAATCGGTTGAATTCATCATGGAAGACGATAGTATCCTGACGCCGGCCAATATCTCACAGGTGAATCAGACTGCACCAGGTGATACCACGCTAGTAAATGCTACGATGCTGATCGGCAAATTGGTATCCTGGCAGGACGGTGAAGAGGTCAAACAAGGAGTCGTCCAGTCCGTTTCCAAGAAAGATTCGGCCATCTGGATCCATTTGGCCTCCGGAGAGAAGATCAAGTCAGGCGATTTGACGGCAATCGAGACGCCTAAAGCCTAA
- the fliL gene encoding flagellar basal body-associated protein FliL: MKSKAVTITMVIVVTCVLLGAVGWVVVKQMSPKAEAKEPSIEEVLSYSVDVPELTTNLSSNDFIRISFKIQTDGKKAKEELQQRDFMVNNIIIEELSELNASDLKGKKGKELIETTIRKRVDSLMQEGSVEKVYITSMMIQ; the protein is encoded by the coding sequence ATGAAGAGTAAAGCCGTCACCATCACCATGGTCATTGTCGTCACGTGTGTCCTTCTGGGGGCTGTAGGCTGGGTGGTCGTGAAGCAGATGTCACCGAAAGCAGAAGCCAAGGAGCCGAGCATTGAAGAGGTGCTTTCTTACTCGGTTGATGTACCGGAGCTGACGACCAATCTGTCGAGCAATGATTTCATTCGTATCTCATTCAAGATCCAGACCGATGGAAAGAAGGCAAAAGAGGAATTACAGCAGCGGGACTTCATGGTGAATAATATCATCATCGAGGAGCTATCCGAGCTGAATGCAAGCGATCTGAAAGGCAAGAAAGGCAAAGAACTGATCGAAACAACCATTCGTAAAAGAGTCGACTCCCTTATGCAGGAAGGATCCGTCGAAAAAGTTTATATTACATCGATGATGATCCAATAG
- a CDS encoding MotE family protein, which translates to MAKSKEIDNPQPHGRFQKFVFIVLIPILFIIVVTLVVLTATGTNVFEKAQSLGVHLPFTNDKEPASADTEKEDTNALKVVIEDQKAEIAQLNSSLEQKTKEADGLNASFEQQASEMEELRQTGEESKRSFKEIISTYEAMSAKNAAPVILNLKDDDAVRILSSVKPATLASILEKMPPADAAKYTALITAEEGASQ; encoded by the coding sequence ATGGCTAAATCAAAAGAAATCGACAACCCACAGCCTCACGGACGATTCCAGAAATTTGTATTCATCGTCCTGATCCCGATCCTGTTCATCATTGTCGTGACGCTGGTGGTATTGACGGCAACGGGAACAAACGTATTCGAAAAAGCACAATCACTGGGAGTTCATCTTCCGTTTACCAACGATAAGGAACCAGCATCCGCTGATACTGAGAAAGAAGATACGAATGCCCTCAAGGTGGTAATAGAAGATCAAAAAGCTGAAATCGCTCAGTTGAACTCTTCCCTGGAGCAGAAAACGAAAGAAGCGGACGGGCTGAATGCATCCTTTGAGCAACAAGCTTCCGAAATGGAGGAACTCCGTCAAACGGGAGAAGAAAGCAAGCGTTCCTTTAAAGAGATCATCTCTACCTATGAAGCAATGTCGGCAAAAAATGCGGCACCGGTCATCCTGAATTTAAAAGATGATGATGCCGTCAGGATTCTGTCTAGCGTCAAGCCGGCGACATTGGCATCCATCCTTGAAAAAATGCCCCCGGCTGATGCAGCAAAATATACGGCCTTGATCACTGCGGAAGAAGGAGCGAGCCAATGA
- a CDS encoding flagellar FlbD family protein, whose translation MITLTRLNGKALTINALYIETIESFPDTAILLTNGRRYVVKESVVEVQALSTEFYRRVQLLGNGHKGGMNDEE comes from the coding sequence ATGATTACGTTAACTAGGTTGAACGGCAAAGCGCTCACGATCAATGCATTATACATTGAAACCATTGAATCCTTCCCAGACACGGCCATTCTTCTCACAAATGGTAGACGATATGTGGTCAAGGAATCGGTGGTGGAGGTGCAAGCCCTCTCAACAGAATTTTATCGACGTGTCCAGCTCCTCGGGAATGGACACAAGGGAGGGATGAACGATGAAGAGTAA
- the fliJ gene encoding flagellar export protein FliJ — protein sequence MNERMTYEYRFERILTLKEQEKEDMQEQYKSSVSKFQEAAEQLYGALKKKETLEAMQVEKLSTGLSILDIRHHQQFITNLEKSISYFQNLVVQARNRMNWYEEKMIEMNMEVKKYERLKEKDFKAFLGRLQAEENKQLDEVSVTQYMKQEVR from the coding sequence GTGAATGAAAGAATGACCTATGAATATCGATTCGAGCGGATCCTTACTTTAAAGGAGCAGGAAAAAGAAGACATGCAGGAGCAGTACAAATCCAGTGTGTCAAAATTCCAAGAAGCTGCGGAACAATTATATGGGGCGTTGAAGAAGAAAGAAACCCTGGAGGCCATGCAGGTAGAGAAGCTTTCAACAGGGTTATCGATCCTCGACATCAGGCATCACCAGCAGTTCATCACGAATCTCGAGAAGAGCATTTCTTACTTTCAGAACCTCGTGGTCCAGGCCAGGAACCGGATGAACTGGTATGAAGAAAAAATGATCGAGATGAATATGGAAGTTAAGAAGTATGAAAGATTGAAAGAAAAGGATTTCAAAGCCTTCTTGGGGCGTCTTCAGGCGGAAGAAAATAAGCAGCTGGACGAAGTTTCCGTGACCCAGTACATGAAACAGGAAGTCAGGTGA
- a CDS encoding flagellar hook protein FlgE codes for MLRSMYSGISGMKNFQTKLDVIGNNIANVNTFGYKKGRVTFQDLMSQTVSGASRATNDRGGQNAKQVGLGTSLATIDSIQTQGSLQTTARDLDVAISGDGFFVVKTGNNTMYTRSGNFYLDSNGSLVTAQGNLVQGYPVNAQGVVNRSGATNIKVDTNATMAPQASSLATYNGNLKASAATGTTVEAETKVKDSLGKDVSLKITMTKTGVNNQWDVAISSLTPGVTVATGTTRSFTFDNQGKLTNPTSSNISLNNTTGANPTQPIELDFSKITQFDSSSSANTDTVDGNAEGYLESFNIGSSGEVNGVFSNGEVRVLSQLAVATFSNPGGLMKAGGNLFQASNNSGLPNTGVPGEGRGMLQAGALEMSNVDLSEEFTEMITAQRGFQANTRIITTSDEILQELVNLKR; via the coding sequence ATGTTACGCTCAATGTACTCAGGTATCAGCGGAATGAAGAATTTCCAAACGAAACTGGATGTAATCGGTAATAATATCGCCAATGTCAATACGTTCGGCTACAAAAAAGGCAGGGTAACCTTCCAGGATCTTATGAGCCAGACGGTTTCCGGTGCCAGTCGTGCTACAAATGACCGTGGTGGTCAAAATGCCAAGCAGGTGGGCCTTGGTACGTCCCTTGCAACCATTGACTCGATCCAAACCCAAGGGAGCCTTCAAACGACGGCAAGGGACCTTGATGTCGCCATCTCGGGAGATGGGTTCTTCGTGGTCAAGACCGGTAATAACACGATGTATACCCGTTCAGGGAACTTCTATCTTGATTCGAACGGAAGTCTCGTCACGGCACAGGGTAACCTCGTACAAGGCTATCCCGTCAATGCTCAGGGTGTAGTTAACCGAAGTGGAGCAACTAATATCAAGGTGGATACCAATGCAACGATGGCTCCTCAAGCATCCTCACTTGCCACGTATAACGGTAATTTAAAAGCGAGTGCTGCAACAGGTACCACGGTTGAAGCAGAAACAAAGGTGAAAGATTCACTCGGCAAGGATGTGAGCCTGAAGATCACGATGACGAAGACCGGTGTCAATAACCAATGGGATGTAGCCATTTCGAGCCTTACACCTGGTGTGACCGTCGCGACAGGTACGACCAGGTCCTTCACATTCGATAATCAAGGAAAGCTGACGAACCCTACATCTTCCAACATCTCACTCAATAATACGACAGGAGCGAATCCTACCCAGCCGATCGAGCTCGATTTCTCCAAGATCACCCAGTTCGACAGCTCATCTTCCGCCAATACCGACACGGTGGATGGAAATGCAGAAGGCTACCTGGAAAGCTTCAATATCGGGTCATCCGGTGAAGTGAACGGCGTATTCTCGAACGGTGAAGTAAGGGTTCTGAGTCAGCTCGCGGTCGCAACATTCTCGAATCCGGGGGGACTGATGAAAGCAGGGGGCAATCTGTTCCAGGCTTCGAATAACTCCGGGCTTCCGAATACCGGTGTACCGGGGGAAGGTCGCGGGATGCTTCAGGCAGGGGCACTGGAAATGTCCAACGTCGATCTTTCCGAAGAATTCACGGAAATGATCACGGCACAACGTGGTTTCCAGGCTAACACAAGAATCATCACCACTTCGGATGAAATCCTTCAGGAACTTGTAAACCTGAAACGATAA